From one Leifsonia soli genomic stretch:
- the bsh gene encoding choloylglycine hydrolase, with protein sequence MCTGVSYTTKDHYFGRNLDLEFSYHETVAVTPRNFPFEFRKTEALPRHHAIVGIATISDGYPLYYDAVNERGLGMAGLNFPENADYKPEAAGTTNVTPFEFIPWVLGRFETVDQVVAALNDVTLVDISFSEEFPLSPLHWIIADKNRSVTVESVKEGLRVYDNPFGVLTNNPTFDIQTFRLNDYMHLSTYPPENHFSKDIAFDTYSRGMGAIGLPGDLSSASRFAKAVFTRMNSVAGDSESESISQFFHILGSVAQQRGCVHVGGDDKFEITIYSSCCNTDTGVYYYTTYENSQITGVDMHKEDLDSSEVVDYPLVKGQRLSMQN encoded by the coding sequence ATGTGCACAGGAGTCAGCTACACGACCAAGGATCACTACTTCGGAAGGAATCTGGACCTCGAGTTCTCGTACCACGAGACGGTTGCGGTCACACCCCGGAACTTCCCGTTCGAGTTCCGGAAGACCGAAGCGTTGCCCCGTCACCACGCCATCGTCGGCATCGCGACGATCTCGGACGGCTATCCGTTGTACTACGACGCGGTCAACGAGCGAGGTCTCGGAATGGCCGGCCTCAACTTCCCGGAGAACGCGGACTACAAGCCCGAGGCCGCCGGCACGACGAACGTCACCCCGTTCGAGTTCATCCCGTGGGTGCTCGGACGGTTCGAGACGGTCGATCAGGTGGTGGCCGCCCTGAACGACGTCACCCTCGTCGACATCTCCTTCAGCGAAGAATTCCCGCTGTCTCCCTTGCACTGGATCATCGCCGACAAGAACCGGTCGGTCACGGTCGAGAGCGTGAAGGAGGGCCTGCGGGTGTACGACAACCCCTTCGGCGTTCTCACCAACAACCCGACGTTCGACATCCAGACGTTCCGGCTCAACGACTACATGCACCTGTCGACCTACCCGCCGGAGAACCACTTCTCGAAGGACATCGCGTTCGACACCTACAGCCGGGGAATGGGCGCCATCGGTCTCCCGGGAGACCTGTCTTCGGCGTCTCGCTTCGCCAAGGCCGTGTTCACCCGGATGAACTCCGTCGCCGGGGATTCGGAGTCGGAGTCCATCAGCCAGTTCTTCCACATCCTCGGATCGGTGGCGCAGCAGCGCGGGTGCGTGCACGTCGGCGGCGACGACAAATTCGAGATCACGATCTACTCGTCCTGCTGCAACACCGACACCGGGGTCTACTACTACACGACCTACGAGAACAGCCAGATCACCGGTGTCGACATGCACAAGGAGGATCTGGACTCCAGCGAGGTGGTCGACTATCCCCTGGTGAAGGGGCAGCGGCTCAGCATGCAGAACTGA
- a CDS encoding MarR family winged helix-turn-helix transcriptional regulator: MSTNQATGSSGGHTTSSLGGVTLGPGPDSELTWLLHRAAQRMHAAVGAAAARHGATLRDHIVLSALDKTQGLTQIELGQALGVDKTTLVAELDRLEKAGLIGRAVDSRDRRARIPFLTPAGDRLRAEIAADATAAEHGAVDAVDPALLGPLKEVLYAIIGSTEDPGSCI; the protein is encoded by the coding sequence ATGAGCACGAACCAGGCGACGGGGTCGAGCGGCGGGCACACGACGAGTTCCCTCGGGGGCGTCACGCTCGGGCCCGGTCCCGACTCGGAGCTCACCTGGCTCCTCCATCGGGCGGCGCAGCGGATGCACGCGGCGGTCGGAGCCGCAGCGGCACGCCACGGCGCCACGCTGCGGGACCACATCGTGCTCAGCGCCCTCGACAAGACGCAGGGCCTCACCCAGATCGAGCTCGGTCAGGCCCTCGGAGTCGACAAGACGACCCTGGTCGCCGAGCTCGACCGCCTCGAGAAGGCCGGCCTCATCGGCCGAGCCGTGGACTCGCGCGATCGACGCGCTCGCATCCCCTTCCTCACCCCGGCCGGAGACCGGCTCCGCGCTGAGATCGCCGCCGACGCCACCGCCGCAGAGCATGGCGCCGTCGACGCCGTCGACCCCGCACTGCTCGGGCCGCTCAAAGAGGTCCTCTACGCCATCATCGGCTCGACGGAGGATCCCGGATCATGCATCTGA
- a CDS encoding carboxymuconolactone decarboxylase family protein — MHLNDPLDQRVAAGRAVYARNLGVTPEEAERVLSDRAGEQYANEAFVAAGGPGWNGTDLTDRDRTIAVIAALVGQHVTDQRLTTYLDGARSAGVTDQGLAELMVLLTAYLGQPAPSAAMAAIRATAEQDPHRSA, encoded by the coding sequence ATGCATCTGAACGACCCCCTCGACCAGCGCGTGGCGGCCGGCCGGGCGGTCTATGCGAGGAATCTCGGCGTCACTCCGGAGGAGGCCGAGAGGGTGCTCTCCGACCGCGCCGGCGAGCAGTACGCGAACGAGGCGTTCGTGGCGGCGGGAGGGCCCGGATGGAACGGGACCGACCTCACGGACCGCGACCGCACCATCGCCGTCATCGCCGCACTCGTCGGTCAGCACGTCACCGATCAGCGGCTCACCACCTACCTGGACGGCGCGCGCAGCGCCGGCGTCACGGACCAGGGACTGGCCGAGCTGATGGTGCTGCTCACCGCCTACCTCGGTCAGCCCGCTCCGTCGGCCGCGATGGCAGCGATCCGCGCAACCGCCGAACAGGACCCGCACCGGTCGGCGTGA
- a CDS encoding MBL fold metallo-hydrolase encodes MPTIEPTPWVDPLPAAAPPAGVATYRLPTGTYVTRAALAVTGGAWRDKRHFAATSVLVRHPRGDLLIDAGFGARVADHVRMLNRMERAPFTLGRTVAQQLDDSGYDRSRLLGVLLTHVHWDHVSGLDSLRVPVWINREEAQYAATDAHGAVYRAVSAGLPIHEYALDGPEYLGFSRSLDIHGDGSVVVALAGGHTSGSVVVFVTLPDGQRYGFIGDLTWQLDGVTRGLERPWLLRRMADVDADAVRSGLRRSSALSSVMRIVPSHDLAAYESIPPLPARFAPADA; translated from the coding sequence ATGCCCACAATCGAACCGACTCCCTGGGTCGACCCTCTCCCGGCCGCGGCCCCTCCCGCCGGTGTGGCGACCTACCGACTGCCCACCGGCACCTATGTGACCCGCGCCGCGCTCGCCGTCACGGGCGGTGCGTGGCGGGACAAGCGGCACTTCGCGGCGACCTCGGTCCTCGTCCGGCACCCGCGCGGCGACCTGCTGATCGACGCGGGCTTCGGCGCCCGGGTGGCCGACCACGTCCGGATGCTCAACAGGATGGAGCGCGCGCCCTTCACTCTGGGGCGGACCGTCGCACAGCAGCTGGACGACTCCGGGTACGACCGTTCGCGGCTCCTCGGGGTGCTGCTGACGCATGTCCACTGGGATCATGTCAGCGGCCTCGACTCCCTGCGCGTGCCGGTCTGGATCAACCGGGAGGAAGCGCAATATGCCGCCACCGATGCGCACGGCGCGGTCTACCGCGCGGTCTCGGCCGGGCTCCCCATCCACGAGTATGCGCTGGACGGGCCCGAGTACCTGGGTTTCTCCCGGAGTCTGGACATCCACGGAGACGGGTCGGTCGTGGTCGCCCTGGCCGGCGGGCACACCTCCGGTTCCGTTGTGGTGTTCGTCACCCTGCCCGACGGGCAGCGCTACGGCTTCATCGGCGATCTCACCTGGCAGCTCGACGGCGTCACCCGCGGGCTGGAGCGGCCATGGCTGCTGCGCCGCATGGCCGATGTCGACGCGGACGCGGTGCGCAGCGGTCTGCGTCGGAGCAGTGCGCTCAGCAGTGTGATGCGGATCGTGCCCTCCCACGATCTGGCCGCCTACGAATCCATCCCTCCGCTGCCGGCGCGATTCGCCCCTGCCGATGCGTGA
- a CDS encoding alpha-galactosidase has protein sequence MTTTALPADVFLHLTAGGVSVVLDATTGRLPAVVHWGASLGAQTADSVDALTVAAEEPAAGNVVDQAVRVALLPEHHAGWEGRPGVVGHRAGADWSLLFTVASIDVEAEGSLRQDGRLVETGPAAVTFRARDEIGGVDLALEVELLAGGLVRTRAAVTNVGSGVYEVSELNVALPLPTRAREILDFAGRWSKERIPQRRELVVGSHLREGRKGRTGPDAATVLSVGVPGFGFRQGEVWGVHVGFSGNHRHYAERLSTGAQVVGGGELLLAGEILLDEGQSYLGPWVYASYGDGLDDQAHRFHRYLRARPTHPRRPRPVTLNVWEAVYFDHDLDRLIGLADRAAAVGVERFVLDDGWFAGRRDDTRGLGDWTVDRDVWPDGLGPLIDHVRGLGMEFGLWFEPEMVSEDSELARAHPDWIMQTGGRLPLRSRHQQVLDLGIAAAYEHILERMSAILAEYDIAYIKWDHNRDLIDAGTPPTGRAGVHEQTLAAYRLMDALKARFPGLEIESCSSGGARVDLGVLERTDRVWVSDCVDPLERQQMNRWTMQLLPPELLGSHVGSPVNHTTGRDLALSFRAGTAVFGHFGIEWDLARATDADLDDLTEWVDFHIRHRELLHGGDLVRADQVDPAFQVYGSVAPDGSEALFFLAFLGRPNESPHGRFTLPGLDGDAPYRVRPVTVGAADPGRTDPRWYGDGTGTVLTGRVLATAGLQLPLSLPERVVVLHASRIAG, from the coding sequence GTGACGACCACAGCCCTGCCCGCCGATGTGTTCCTCCACCTCACGGCGGGAGGGGTGAGCGTGGTGCTCGACGCCACGACGGGCCGCCTTCCCGCGGTCGTGCACTGGGGTGCGTCGCTGGGAGCGCAGACCGCTGACAGCGTCGACGCGCTGACCGTCGCCGCCGAAGAACCCGCGGCCGGCAACGTGGTCGACCAGGCCGTCCGGGTCGCCCTCCTGCCCGAGCACCACGCCGGCTGGGAGGGGCGGCCCGGTGTCGTCGGCCACCGCGCCGGTGCGGACTGGTCGCTGCTGTTCACGGTCGCGTCGATCGATGTCGAGGCGGAGGGCAGCCTCCGGCAGGACGGCCGCCTGGTCGAGACGGGGCCGGCCGCTGTGACGTTCCGCGCTCGCGACGAGATCGGAGGGGTCGACCTCGCCCTGGAGGTCGAACTGCTGGCCGGCGGGCTCGTGCGCACCCGCGCCGCGGTCACGAACGTCGGGAGCGGCGTCTACGAGGTGTCGGAGCTGAACGTCGCGCTCCCGCTTCCGACGCGCGCCAGGGAGATCCTCGACTTCGCCGGTCGCTGGAGCAAGGAGCGCATCCCGCAGCGGCGGGAGCTGGTCGTCGGGAGCCACCTCCGCGAGGGCCGGAAGGGACGTACCGGGCCGGACGCCGCGACCGTGCTGAGCGTCGGGGTTCCCGGGTTCGGGTTCCGGCAGGGCGAGGTGTGGGGCGTGCACGTCGGGTTCAGCGGCAATCATCGCCACTACGCCGAGCGGTTGTCCACGGGGGCGCAGGTCGTCGGAGGAGGAGAGCTGCTCCTGGCGGGCGAGATCCTGCTCGATGAGGGGCAGAGCTATCTCGGGCCCTGGGTCTACGCGTCCTACGGCGACGGGCTGGACGACCAGGCGCACCGGTTCCACCGCTACCTCCGCGCGCGGCCCACGCACCCTCGGCGTCCGCGACCGGTGACCCTCAACGTGTGGGAGGCCGTCTACTTCGACCACGACCTGGACCGGCTGATCGGGCTCGCCGACCGGGCGGCCGCCGTCGGCGTCGAACGCTTCGTGCTCGACGACGGCTGGTTCGCGGGCCGCCGCGACGACACACGCGGCCTCGGCGACTGGACGGTCGACCGAGACGTCTGGCCGGACGGGCTCGGACCGCTGATCGACCACGTCCGCGGGCTCGGGATGGAGTTCGGCCTCTGGTTCGAGCCCGAGATGGTCAGCGAGGACAGCGAGCTGGCTCGCGCGCATCCCGATTGGATCATGCAGACCGGCGGCCGCCTGCCGCTCCGCTCGCGCCATCAGCAGGTGCTCGATCTCGGCATCGCGGCGGCGTACGAGCACATCCTCGAACGCATGTCGGCGATCCTCGCCGAGTACGACATCGCCTACATCAAGTGGGACCACAACCGCGACCTCATCGACGCGGGGACCCCTCCGACCGGCAGGGCCGGCGTGCACGAGCAGACCCTCGCCGCGTACCGGCTGATGGACGCGCTGAAGGCCCGGTTCCCCGGGCTGGAGATCGAATCCTGCTCCTCAGGCGGGGCACGCGTCGACCTCGGAGTGCTGGAACGCACCGACCGCGTCTGGGTCAGCGACTGCGTCGACCCGCTCGAACGCCAGCAGATGAACCGCTGGACCATGCAGCTGCTGCCGCCCGAGCTCCTCGGGTCGCACGTGGGCTCGCCGGTCAATCACACGACCGGCCGCGACCTCGCGCTCTCGTTCCGGGCCGGCACCGCCGTCTTCGGGCACTTCGGGATCGAGTGGGACCTCGCACGGGCGACGGACGCCGACCTGGACGACCTGACCGAGTGGGTGGACTTCCACATCCGCCATCGCGAGCTCCTCCACGGGGGCGACCTGGTCCGGGCCGACCAGGTCGACCCCGCCTTCCAGGTGTACGGATCCGTCGCACCGGACGGCTCGGAGGCGCTGTTCTTCCTCGCCTTCCTGGGCCGGCCGAACGAATCCCCGCACGGCCGCTTCACACTGCCGGGCCTCGACGGGGACGCTCCCTACCGCGTCAGGCCCGTGACGGTCGGGGCCGCCGACCCCGGACGCACCGATCCGCGGTGGTACGGAGACGGCACGGGGACCGTCCTGACCGGCCGGGTTCTCGCAACCGCCGGCCTTCAGCTGCCCCTGTCGCTTCCCGAGCGCGTGGTCGTGCTGCACGCCTCCCGTATCGCCGGATGA